One Peromyscus leucopus breed LL Stock chromosome 2, UCI_PerLeu_2.1, whole genome shotgun sequence DNA window includes the following coding sequences:
- the LOC114686374 gene encoding arylacetamide deacetylase-like 4 yields the protein MAVLWLLLLVGLPTFLLGLFIWAVVKHILTAKVPSSLQHPIKFRFLHCLMLFIMALGNILEKLRICTSLHFVQFICDVGVIKNDPALVVTNMHFGSVPVRLFQPKAVSSKPRRGIIFYHGGGAILGSLDMYHSLCNFLARETDSVLLSVGYRKLPDYHHPVIFKDCLNATIQFLKSLETYGVDPSRVVLCGESIGGWAVANVIQVLVSSPSLCQVRAQVLITPIIQVINLCLPSHQQSKNVPFLTRDIMIMALCKYLAIDLSWKDAISTGAIVPLDKWKKYRKWLSSDNIPRRFWSQDSQPEFLGCFNEAAYLETKHIFDIEISPILADDKTIAQLPEVFLVSCENDILRDDALLYKKRFEDQGVPVTWYHVEDGFHGCLTLFDWKFLSFPCSKKIVNTVASYIKNI from the exons ATGGctgtcctgtggctgctgctgctagTGGGGCTGCCCACATTCTTACTGGGACTCTTTATATGGGCTGTGGTTAAGCATATCCTCACAGCAAAAGTTCCTTCCTCCTTACAGCATCCGATCAAGTTCAGGTTTTTGCATTGTCTGATGCTCTTCATAATGGCCTTG GGGAATATACTAGAGAAACTGAGAATTTGTACTTCGCTCCACTTTGTTCAGTTTATTTGTGATGTAGGGGTCATAAAGAATGACCCtgccttggtggtaaccaatatGCATTTTGGGTCAGTCCCTGTGAGACTGTTCCAGCCCAAAGCGGTGTCCTCCAAACCTCGGAGAGGCATCATCTTCTACCATGGAGGGGGTGCCATCCTTGGTAGCCTTG ACATGTACCATAGCCTGTGCAATTTCCTGGCCCGGGAGACAGACTCAGTGTTGCTATCAGTTGG GTACCGAAAGCTTCCTGACTACCATCACCCTGTCATTTTCAAAGATTGCCTGAATGCCACCATCCAGTTCCTGAAAAGCCTGGAAACCTATGGGGTGGACCCCTCTCGGGTGGTGCTCTGTGGAGAAAGTATTGGAGGCTGGGCTGTGGCCAATGTCATCCAGGTCTTGGTCAGTAGCCCTAGTCTCTGCCAGGTTCGGGCTCAAGTCCTGATTACTCCAATAATCCAGGTCATTAACTTATGCTTACCATCTCATCAGCAGAGTAAAAATGTCCCTTTTCTTACTAGAGACATTATGATTATGGCTTTGTGTAAATACCTGGCCATTGACCTCTCTTGGAAAGACGCCATATCGACAGGTGCCATTGTACCTCTAGACAAGTGGAAGAAGTATAGGAAATGGCTCAGCTCTGACAACATCCCCAGAAGGTTCTGGAGTCAAGACTCACAACCTGAGTTTCTTGGATGTTTTAATGAGGCTGCCTATCTagaaacaaaacatatttttgaTATAGAAATTTCACCTATCTTAGCAGATGATAAGACCATTGCTCAACTTCCTGAGGTATTCCTTGTGAGCTGTGAAAATGACATCCTCCGGGATGATGCCTTGCTCTACAAAAAGCGCTTCGAAGACCAGGGAGTCCCTGTGACCTGGTACCATGTGGAGGATGGCTTTCATGGATGCCTAACATTGTTTGATTGGAAGTTTTTATCTTTCCCCTGCTCCAAGAAAATAGTAAACACTGTCGCTAGTTACATAAAGAACATATGA